A single genomic interval of Desulfovibrio sp. harbors:
- a CDS encoding efflux RND transporter periplasmic adaptor subunit: MKSKTDSRTTSQKIAQRLPQEETMTIPQKAANPRNARLLTALAALLCLCLAQAGCSDQEQPASDTPQARYLPVTPERLVLTSELPGRVAALVTAEVRPQVDGIIQQRLFEEGAVVAKGQTLYQIDPAVYEAARNTAKAELEEAQVHAAAQQKREARIRVLARANAVSQQELDDVQAELGRARARVARARAALETAEINLDYTHIKAPVAGKIGRSSITRGALVTANQTSPLAVIQQIDHVYVDITQPSANMLRLRRLAASLGPAWGKGASGARLILEDGTPYAAPTAPNAPDVAGVVGAAGSVGAADTAGTPDVVNTPTARNTTGSQNAAVPGDTPNAGGAPDPAMTAEAEPHWITGDLLFAEISVAQSTGNVSLRALFPNPEGLLLPGMYARVLIEEGVIENALLVPQRAVMTDSEGRHFVMTLQGPQTPPQGRDAAPVFTVQRKNVALDRPHGNRWLVRSGLEAGDLVVIEGLQKAVPGGKAAGTLWQAEASAQADAQANAQPGADAQPKANTQDSHKNQGGR, from the coding sequence ATGAAAAGCAAGACCGACAGCAGGACGACCAGCCAGAAAATCGCGCAGCGCCTGCCTCAAGAGGAAACGATGACCATACCCCAAAAAGCCGCGAATCCCCGTAACGCCCGACTTCTCACCGCCCTCGCCGCCCTGCTCTGCCTCTGTCTGGCGCAGGCCGGTTGCAGCGATCAGGAACAGCCCGCAAGCGACACGCCACAGGCGCGCTACCTGCCCGTGACGCCGGAGCGCCTTGTGCTGACCAGCGAACTGCCCGGTCGCGTGGCGGCCCTGGTCACGGCCGAAGTGCGCCCGCAGGTGGACGGCATCATTCAGCAGCGCCTGTTTGAAGAAGGCGCGGTGGTAGCCAAAGGGCAGACGCTTTACCAGATAGACCCCGCCGTATACGAGGCAGCCAGAAACACCGCCAAAGCCGAACTGGAGGAAGCCCAGGTGCATGCCGCGGCCCAGCAGAAACGCGAAGCCCGCATCAGGGTGCTGGCCAGGGCCAATGCCGTGAGCCAGCAGGAACTGGACGACGTGCAGGCCGAACTGGGCCGGGCCAGAGCGCGTGTGGCCCGCGCTCGTGCCGCGCTGGAAACGGCGGAGATCAACCTTGACTACACGCACATCAAGGCTCCTGTTGCCGGAAAGATCGGCAGATCGTCGATCACGCGGGGCGCGCTTGTCACAGCCAACCAGACAAGCCCTCTGGCGGTCATACAGCAGATCGACCACGTGTATGTGGACATCACCCAGCCCAGCGCCAACATGCTGCGCCTGCGCCGCCTTGCCGCGTCCCTTGGCCCGGCCTGGGGCAAGGGCGCCAGCGGGGCGCGCCTTATTCTTGAAGACGGCACGCCGTACGCCGCACCAACTGCGCCAAATGCGCCAGATGTGGCGGGTGTGGTGGGTGCGGCAGGATCGGTGGGGGCGGCGGATACGGCGGGCACGCCAGATGTGGTGAATACGCCAACTGCGCGAAACACAACGGGTTCGCAGAATGCGGCGGTGCCGGGGGACACGCCCAATGCTGGGGGTGCGCCAGATCCAGCGATGACGGCAGAGGCCGAGCCGCACTGGATCACGGGCGACCTGCTGTTTGCGGAAATAAGCGTGGCCCAGTCCACTGGCAACGTGAGCCTGCGCGCCCTGTTTCCCAATCCCGAAGGACTGCTCTTGCCGGGCATGTACGCCCGCGTGCTCATTGAAGAAGGCGTCATCGAAAACGCGCTTCTTGTTCCCCAGCGGGCTGTCATGACTGACAGTGAGGGACGCCATTTTGTCATGACCCTGCAAGGCCCGCAAACGCCGCCACAAGGCAGGGACGCGGCCCCGGTCTTTACGGTGCAGAGAAAAAATGTGGCGCTTGACCGCCCCCACGGCAACCGCTGGCTTGTGCGCTCCGGCCTCGAGGCCGGTGACCTCGTGGTCATTGAGGGCCTGCAAAAAGCCGTGCCCGGCGGCAAGGCCGCCGGAACCCTGTGGCAGGCTGAGGCCAGCGCGCAAGCCGACGCGCAGGCCAACGCGCAGCCCGGGGCCGACGCGCAGCCCAAGGCCAACACGCAGGACAGCCACAAAAATCAGGGTGGTCGCTAG